One Streptomyces lincolnensis genomic region harbors:
- a CDS encoding CU044_2847 family protein: protein MEGLVEFKTGDGAVIAVEAADDVTGSRLVSRDGTVQAARTFENALDGVRSAAEAALRVFRDGALQPDGVEIEFGVKLSAEAGAIIAKGTAEGHLVVKLTWTPARS, encoded by the coding sequence ATGGAAGGCTTGGTCGAGTTCAAGACCGGTGACGGTGCGGTGATCGCGGTCGAGGCCGCCGACGACGTGACGGGTTCCCGTCTCGTTTCCCGCGACGGCACGGTGCAGGCGGCCCGCACCTTCGAGAACGCCCTCGACGGGGTGCGTTCTGCGGCCGAGGCGGCGCTGAGGGTGTTCCGGGACGGTGCGCTCCAACCGGACGGCGTGGAGATCGAGTTCGGCGTGAAGCTGTCCGCCGAGGCGGGCGCGATCATCGCCAAGGGCACCGCCGAGGGCCATCTGGTCGTCAAGCTCACCTGGACCCCGGCCAGGTCATGA
- a CDS encoding acyl-CoA synthetase, translating into MSSLFPALTEGPADRPALRFGDRSLTYGDLGAAAGALAARIGGADRVAVWATPALETAVAVVAALEAGVAAVPLNPKSGEKELGHILADSAPSVVLAAPRDELPPPLAELERIDVDVRATGPAAGGRASEDDPALVVYTSGTTGPPKGAVIPRRAVTSTLDALADAWQWTGDDVLVHGLPLFHVHGLVLGILGPLRRGGSVRHLGRFSTEGVARELNDGATMLFGVPTMYHRIAQTLPEDPELAKALGRARLLVSGSAALPVHDHERIAAATGRRVIERYGMTETLMNTSVRADGEARAGTVGVPLPGVEVRLVEEDGSPVASYDGETVGEIQVRGPNLFTEYLNRPDATAAAFTADGWFRTGDMAVRDPDGYVRIVGRKATDLIKSGGYKIGAGEIENALLEHPGVREAAVTGEPDPDLGERIVAWVVPADPQSPPGIEELADHVARRLAPHKRPRVVHHISALPRNDMGKIMKRALSHD; encoded by the coding sequence GTGTCCTCTCTCTTCCCGGCCCTGACCGAGGGCCCGGCCGACCGGCCGGCCCTGCGTTTCGGCGACCGCTCCCTGACGTACGGCGACCTCGGCGCCGCCGCCGGTGCCCTCGCGGCGCGGATCGGCGGGGCGGACAGAGTGGCCGTCTGGGCGACCCCGGCGCTGGAGACCGCCGTCGCGGTGGTGGCGGCGCTGGAGGCCGGTGTCGCCGCCGTGCCGCTCAACCCGAAGTCCGGGGAGAAGGAACTCGGGCACATCCTGGCGGACAGCGCGCCCTCGGTGGTACTGGCCGCTCCGCGAGACGAACTCCCGCCCCCACTGGCGGAGTTGGAGCGCATCGACGTCGACGTACGGGCCACCGGACCCGCCGCCGGGGGACGGGCGTCCGAGGACGACCCCGCCCTCGTCGTCTACACCTCCGGCACCACCGGCCCGCCCAAGGGCGCGGTCATCCCGCGCCGGGCGGTCACCTCGACCCTGGACGCGCTCGCCGACGCCTGGCAGTGGACCGGCGACGACGTCCTCGTGCACGGGCTGCCGCTGTTCCATGTGCACGGGCTGGTGCTGGGCATCCTGGGCCCGCTGCGGCGCGGCGGCTCGGTGCGCCACCTGGGCAGGTTCAGCACCGAGGGGGTGGCGCGGGAGCTGAACGACGGGGCGACCATGCTGTTCGGCGTCCCGACGATGTACCACCGCATCGCGCAGACCCTGCCCGAGGACCCGGAGCTGGCCAAGGCGCTGGGCCGGGCCCGGCTGCTGGTCTCCGGCTCCGCCGCGCTGCCCGTCCACGACCACGAGCGCATCGCGGCCGCGACCGGCCGCCGGGTGATCGAGCGCTACGGCATGACGGAGACGCTGATGAACACCAGCGTCCGCGCGGACGGCGAGGCGCGCGCCGGAACGGTCGGCGTGCCGCTGCCCGGGGTGGAGGTCCGGCTCGTGGAGGAGGACGGGTCGCCGGTCGCGTCGTACGACGGCGAGACGGTGGGCGAGATCCAGGTGCGCGGGCCGAACCTGTTCACCGAGTACCTCAACCGGCCCGACGCCACGGCCGCCGCGTTCACCGCCGACGGCTGGTTCCGCACCGGCGACATGGCGGTGCGGGATCCCGACGGGTACGTCCGGATCGTCGGCCGGAAGGCCACCGACCTGATCAAGAGCGGGGGGTACAAGATCGGGGCGGGCGAGATCGAGAACGCCCTCCTCGAACACCCGGGGGTGCGGGAGGCCGCGGTCACCGGGGAGCCGGACCCCGACCTCGGTGAGCGGATCGTGGCGTGGGTGGTCCCGGCCGACCCGCAATCCCCGCCCGGCATCGAGGAGTTGGCCGACCACGTGGCCCGCCGCCTCGCCCCGCACAAGCGGCCCCGCGTCGTCCACCACATCTCCGCGCTTCCCCGCAACGACATGGGGAAGATCATGAAGCGGGCGCTGAGCCATGACTGA
- a CDS encoding SLC13 family permease — translation MSPELISILVLVVVFVIATTRSVNMGALAFAAAFAVGELVADLDADGIFAGFPGDLFVVLVGVTYLFAIARANGTTDWLVHASIRLVRGRVALIPWVMFFLTGALTAIGAVSPAAVAIVAPIALSFASRYGISPLLMGAMVVHGAQGGGFSPISIYGTIVNGIVERENLPGNEIALFLASLFANIVIAGVVFVLFGGRRLWAQGAVAVDEEPGGTPDAGTGTAGPTPAENTDGTGPSPTGTAVITRPDAPDTTRLNPARTATLTALVALVVAVLAFDLDAGLTAITLAVLLSTAWPEDSRKAVGQIAWSTVLLICGVLTYVGVLDQMGTIKWAGEGVGGIGVPLLAAVLLCYIGAIVSAFASSVGIMGALIPLAVPFLAQGEIGAVGMVAALAVSATVVDVSPFSTNGALVLAAAPDVDRERFFRQLMIYGGIVVAVVPAVAWLVMVVPGWG, via the coding sequence ATGTCCCCCGAACTCATCTCGATCCTCGTCCTCGTCGTGGTGTTCGTCATCGCCACCACCCGTTCCGTCAACATGGGCGCGCTGGCCTTCGCCGCCGCCTTCGCGGTGGGCGAGCTCGTCGCCGACCTCGACGCGGACGGCATCTTCGCCGGTTTCCCCGGCGACCTGTTCGTCGTCCTCGTCGGCGTCACCTACCTCTTCGCCATCGCCCGGGCCAACGGCACCACCGACTGGCTGGTGCACGCCTCCATCCGGCTCGTCCGGGGGCGCGTGGCGCTGATCCCCTGGGTGATGTTCTTCCTCACCGGCGCGCTCACGGCGATCGGCGCGGTCAGCCCGGCCGCCGTCGCGATCGTCGCGCCGATCGCGCTCAGCTTCGCCTCCCGCTACGGGATCAGCCCGCTCCTGATGGGCGCGATGGTGGTGCACGGCGCCCAGGGCGGCGGCTTCTCCCCGATCAGCATCTACGGCACGATCGTCAACGGCATCGTCGAGCGCGAGAACCTCCCCGGCAACGAGATCGCCCTCTTCCTCGCCTCCCTGTTCGCCAACATCGTCATCGCGGGAGTCGTCTTCGTCCTGTTCGGCGGACGCAGGCTGTGGGCGCAGGGCGCGGTCGCGGTGGACGAGGAGCCGGGCGGCACGCCGGACGCGGGCACGGGAACCGCCGGCCCCACCCCGGCCGAGAACACCGACGGCACCGGCCCGAGCCCCACCGGCACCGCCGTGATCACCCGCCCCGACGCCCCCGACACCACCCGTCTCAACCCGGCCCGGACCGCCACCCTCACCGCGCTGGTCGCCCTCGTCGTCGCCGTGCTCGCCTTCGACCTGGACGCCGGACTGACCGCGATCACCCTCGCCGTCCTGCTGAGCACCGCCTGGCCGGAGGACAGCCGCAAGGCCGTCGGCCAGATCGCCTGGTCGACGGTGCTGCTGATCTGCGGTGTCCTGACGTACGTCGGCGTCCTGGACCAGATGGGCACCATCAAGTGGGCCGGCGAGGGCGTCGGCGGCATCGGCGTACCGCTGCTGGCGGCGGTGCTGCTCTGCTACATCGGCGCGATCGTCTCGGCGTTCGCCTCCTCCGTGGGGATCATGGGCGCGCTGATCCCGCTCGCCGTGCCGTTCCTCGCGCAGGGCGAGATCGGCGCGGTCGGCATGGTGGCCGCGCTCGCGGTGTCGGCGACCGTGGTGGACGTGAGCCCCTTCTCCACGAACGGCGCACTCGTCCTGGCCGCGGCACCGGACGTCGACCGCGAGCGTTTCTTCCGGCAGTTGATGATCTACGGAGGCATCGTGGTGGCGGTGGTCCCCGCGGTGGCGTGGCTGGTGATGGTGGTACCGGGCTGGGGGTAG
- a CDS encoding FkbM family methyltransferase codes for MTGPARTWAARVAPHLPTRLVAAAARAVYPRFEPELARLAELCPADCGTAVDVGGWYGPWTRRLSRRARRVVTVEPVPHLARLLTAAAPANVRVVAAAASDRPGTARLWLPPDDAGDRGVSSLVRRDIHGRALEVPCVTLDDLGLRDVGFIKVDVDGNELAVLRGATGILTRDRPALFVELESRIQPISPVVTYLSLLGYGGWVLPGDSWVPLAGFPLEDHQSTASYVVAHGLLRRVLPFRDRPRYVNSVLFLPDGRRPGATSVGDDGGHALRKAPR; via the coding sequence GTGACCGGCCCGGCGCGCACCTGGGCGGCCCGGGTGGCCCCCCATCTGCCGACCCGGCTGGTCGCCGCGGCGGCCCGGGCCGTGTACCCGCGCTTCGAACCGGAGCTGGCGCGGCTCGCGGAGCTGTGCCCGGCCGACTGCGGTACTGCCGTGGACGTCGGCGGCTGGTACGGCCCCTGGACGCGGCGGCTGTCGAGACGGGCCCGCCGGGTGGTGACCGTGGAACCGGTGCCGCATCTGGCGCGGCTGCTGACCGCGGCGGCCCCGGCGAACGTCCGGGTGGTCGCGGCCGCCGCGTCGGACCGGCCCGGCACGGCCCGGCTGTGGCTGCCGCCGGACGACGCGGGCGACCGGGGCGTGTCCTCCCTGGTCCGCCGGGACATCCACGGGCGGGCGCTGGAGGTGCCCTGCGTCACCCTGGACGATCTCGGTCTGCGCGACGTCGGGTTCATCAAGGTCGACGTGGACGGCAACGAGCTGGCGGTTCTGCGCGGCGCGACCGGCATCCTGACCCGGGACCGGCCCGCCCTCTTCGTCGAGCTGGAGTCCCGTATCCAGCCGATCTCCCCGGTGGTGACGTATCTGTCCCTGCTCGGCTACGGCGGCTGGGTGCTGCCCGGCGACTCCTGGGTGCCGCTGGCCGGCTTCCCGCTGGAGGACCACCAGTCGACGGCCTCCTACGTCGTCGCGCACGGCCTGCTGCGCCGCGTGCTGCCGTTCCGCGACCGCCCCCGGTACGTGAACTCGGTGCTGTTCCTGCCCGACGGCCGCCGTCCGGGTGCCACGAGCGTGGGAGACGATGGGGGGCATGCCCTCCGGAAAGCCCCCCGCTAG
- a CDS encoding MerR family transcriptional regulator: protein MEWLTIGAFAKASRLSPKALRLYDDLDLLRPARVDPDTGYRYYTPAQLERARLVAWLRRLGMPLARIREVCALGPAAAAGEIRAYWARVEAETAVRRDLAAFLVDQLTAAPGKDTTMLELRYHAHSDRGLVRPHNQDTAYAGARLLAVADGFGPAGAPASGAAVEALRFLDTEEVPAGNVLDLLADAVHGAAEAVRDLAGGAGENGTTLTALLWTGSRLALVHIGDCRAYLLRDGALFRITHDHTVVQSMVDEGRLTSEEALSHPQRALLFKALTTGAPDLRLQDTAPGDRYLLCSDGLSRVVPDDTVRDLLTAAPSPDTAVRHLVTAANTAGGPDNVSCVVADVVERTV from the coding sequence ATGGAATGGCTGACGATCGGTGCCTTCGCGAAGGCGTCCCGGCTCTCGCCCAAGGCATTGCGGCTGTACGACGACCTGGACCTGCTGCGTCCGGCACGCGTGGACCCGGACACGGGCTACCGCTACTACACGCCGGCCCAGCTGGAACGGGCCCGGCTGGTGGCGTGGCTGCGGCGGCTGGGGATGCCGCTGGCCCGGATCCGCGAGGTGTGCGCGCTCGGACCGGCGGCCGCCGCCGGGGAGATCCGCGCCTACTGGGCCCGCGTCGAGGCGGAGACGGCCGTACGGCGGGACCTCGCCGCGTTCCTCGTCGACCAGTTGACGGCGGCACCGGGGAAGGACACCACCATGCTCGAACTGCGCTACCACGCCCACTCCGACCGGGGCCTGGTCCGGCCCCACAACCAGGACACGGCCTACGCGGGCGCCCGGCTCCTCGCGGTCGCGGACGGCTTCGGCCCGGCGGGCGCGCCCGCGAGCGGTGCGGCCGTGGAGGCGCTGCGGTTCCTGGACACGGAGGAGGTCCCGGCCGGCAACGTCCTCGATCTCCTGGCGGACGCGGTGCACGGGGCGGCCGAGGCGGTGCGGGACCTGGCCGGCGGCGCCGGGGAGAACGGCACGACCCTGACCGCCCTGCTGTGGACCGGCTCCCGGCTCGCCCTGGTCCACATCGGCGACTGCCGCGCGTATCTGCTCCGCGACGGCGCCCTGTTCCGCATCACCCACGACCACACGGTGGTCCAGTCGATGGTCGACGAGGGGCGCCTGACGTCCGAGGAGGCGCTGTCCCATCCCCAACGGGCCCTGCTGTTCAAGGCGTTGACGACGGGCGCCCCGGATCTGCGGTTGCAGGACACCGCACCCGGCGACCGCTACCTGCTGTGCTCCGACGGCCTCTCCCGCGTCGTACCCGACGACACCGTCCGCGACCTCCTCACCGCCGCCCCCTCCCCCGACACGGCCGTCCGCCACCTGGTGACCGCCGCGAACACGGCCGGCGGTCCGGACAACGTCAGCTGTGTGGTGGCGGACGTGGTGGAGAGGACGGTCTAG
- a CDS encoding trypsin-like peptidase domain-containing protein, which yields MSGAEWHARVECAGEVAGAGFLVAPGTVLTCAHVALDRGPLTVSFPQRPGSPAVPARVVAHGDWAGGPADPGDLAVLELAEEVAIAPAALAPAVTAHGERKLVAYGFPAGWDEGTLAEYRTTGPVLVGGEWIQLEAWSGYGQPLVAGFSGAAVTLVETGEVVGMVTAAAGAKGVLSGRMMPTDVIERHWPGLAGLVPASGSAPAARRRLRGLVEQAVRAGLDCDPVRLYSDAAGELDPPPPPEGFDSLWSAAWFVQGELDDPETATRFADRLESLLATPAVHRSTARPDWAPILIELGHSGAGEDLVRVEVSAYSGGRRHPVASDTVPHTRLRACVQDGIEAAFCRLTPGAEELIAFVLPRDWLDWPVDRWESDAEDDTPLGLALPVVVTDHVRRRARTRHALTRAWNRLDSRTGASVHRVACGRPGQPSELRLALLESEHCLAGFATAPDAARTSEHFKTSLTAPAPVIVWSRRGCGEPDGCGDDCPGTAFLDELDAHVSRIPPAELPRTVLTLRRKAEAKDGHWARDIQLLWDDPRCFTDPHEEVAHLRSPVARSAPRPAVQHAQLPLGDARFTVA from the coding sequence ATGAGCGGCGCCGAGTGGCACGCCCGCGTCGAGTGTGCGGGCGAGGTGGCCGGCGCGGGCTTCCTGGTGGCCCCCGGCACCGTGCTGACCTGCGCCCATGTGGCGCTCGACCGTGGTCCGCTCACCGTGTCCTTCCCGCAGCGCCCGGGGTCCCCCGCCGTCCCGGCCCGCGTCGTCGCGCACGGCGACTGGGCGGGTGGCCCCGCCGACCCGGGCGACCTGGCCGTCCTGGAGCTGGCCGAGGAGGTCGCCATCGCCCCGGCCGCGCTGGCGCCGGCTGTCACCGCGCACGGCGAGCGCAAGCTCGTCGCGTACGGCTTCCCGGCCGGCTGGGACGAGGGCACGCTCGCCGAGTACCGCACCACGGGTCCGGTGCTGGTCGGCGGCGAGTGGATTCAGCTGGAGGCGTGGAGCGGGTACGGCCAGCCGCTCGTCGCCGGTTTCAGCGGCGCCGCCGTCACTCTGGTCGAGACCGGCGAGGTCGTCGGCATGGTCACGGCGGCGGCCGGCGCGAAGGGAGTCCTGTCGGGCCGGATGATGCCGACGGACGTCATCGAGCGCCACTGGCCCGGTCTGGCAGGCCTCGTCCCGGCCTCGGGCAGCGCCCCCGCCGCCCGGCGGCGGCTGCGCGGACTCGTGGAGCAGGCGGTGCGCGCGGGCCTGGACTGCGATCCCGTACGGCTCTACTCCGACGCGGCCGGCGAACTCGACCCGCCGCCCCCGCCCGAGGGGTTCGACTCCCTGTGGTCGGCGGCATGGTTCGTACAGGGCGAGCTGGACGACCCGGAGACGGCGACGCGTTTCGCGGACCGCCTGGAGAGCCTCCTCGCCACACCCGCCGTGCACCGGAGCACGGCACGGCCCGACTGGGCGCCCATCCTGATCGAGCTCGGGCACAGTGGCGCGGGCGAGGATCTGGTCCGCGTGGAGGTGTCGGCGTACAGCGGGGGCCGCCGCCACCCGGTCGCCTCCGACACCGTGCCGCACACCCGGCTGCGGGCCTGCGTCCAGGACGGCATCGAGGCGGCGTTCTGCCGACTGACTCCCGGCGCCGAAGAGTTGATCGCGTTCGTGCTGCCCCGTGACTGGCTCGACTGGCCGGTGGACCGCTGGGAGAGCGATGCCGAGGACGACACCCCGCTCGGTCTCGCCCTGCCGGTCGTCGTCACCGACCACGTACGGCGCAGGGCCCGCACCCGGCACGCCCTGACCCGCGCCTGGAACCGGCTCGACTCCCGCACCGGCGCCAGCGTGCACCGGGTCGCGTGCGGCCGTCCAGGTCAGCCGAGCGAACTGCGGCTGGCCCTGCTCGAGTCGGAGCACTGCCTCGCGGGCTTCGCCACCGCCCCGGACGCGGCCCGCACCAGCGAGCACTTCAAGACGTCGCTCACCGCCCCGGCTCCGGTGATCGTGTGGTCGCGCCGGGGCTGCGGGGAGCCGGACGGCTGCGGGGACGACTGCCCGGGCACGGCGTTCCTGGACGAACTCGACGCCCACGTCTCCCGCATACCGCCCGCCGAACTCCCGCGCACCGTCCTCACCCTGCGCCGGAAGGCCGAGGCGAAGGACGGGCACTGGGCGCGGGACATCCAGCTCCTGTGGGACGACCCACGCTGCTTCACCGACCCGCACGAGGAAGTGGCGCACCTGCGGTCACCCGTGGCACGGAGCGCCCCCCGCCCGGCTGTCCAGCACGCCCAACTCCCCCTCGGCGATGCCCGGTTCACCGTCGCTTGA
- a CDS encoding ATP-grasp domain-containing protein, giving the protein MPRVALVTYDPGPEPGKDADLPVLLAALRAAGAEADGVYWDDTEVDWGGYDLAVLRSTWDYSWRAAEFVAWAEKCAEATRLANPADVVRWNTDKRYLGELAAAGVPVVPTRYLAPGDPAGLPDDHEYVVKPTSGAGARYAARYSPGQHDDAVRHLERMHAEGLTAMVQPYMRSIDAGGERAVQFFGGRLLHASRKRAVLAPGTAFDADKVAHPGLEPWTPTPAELSVAERALAAVPGTPELLYARVDLVDGEDGLPRVMELELVEPNLFLFLHPDSVAPVVEAVLAAARH; this is encoded by the coding sequence GTGCCCCGAGTCGCCCTCGTCACCTACGACCCCGGACCGGAGCCCGGCAAGGACGCCGACCTGCCCGTGCTGCTGGCGGCACTGCGCGCGGCCGGGGCCGAGGCGGACGGCGTGTACTGGGACGACACCGAGGTGGACTGGGGCGGCTACGACCTCGCCGTCCTCCGGTCGACCTGGGACTACAGCTGGCGGGCGGCCGAGTTCGTGGCGTGGGCGGAGAAGTGCGCCGAGGCCACCCGGCTCGCCAACCCGGCCGACGTGGTGCGGTGGAACACCGACAAGCGGTACCTCGGCGAACTGGCGGCGGCCGGTGTGCCCGTCGTCCCCACCCGGTACCTCGCGCCCGGCGACCCGGCCGGCCTGCCCGACGACCACGAGTACGTCGTCAAGCCCACCTCCGGAGCGGGCGCGCGCTACGCCGCCCGCTACAGCCCCGGGCAGCACGACGATGCCGTACGGCATCTGGAGCGGATGCACGCAGAAGGGCTCACCGCGATGGTGCAGCCGTACATGCGGAGCATCGACGCCGGAGGAGAGCGGGCGGTGCAGTTCTTCGGCGGGCGGCTGCTGCACGCCAGCCGCAAGCGGGCCGTGCTCGCGCCCGGTACCGCCTTCGACGCGGACAAGGTCGCCCATCCCGGCCTGGAGCCGTGGACCCCGACCCCGGCCGAGCTCTCGGTCGCCGAACGCGCCCTGGCCGCCGTACCGGGCACGCCCGAGCTGCTGTACGCGCGGGTCGACCTCGTGGACGGGGAGGACGGGCTGCCCCGGGTGATGGAGCTGGAGCTGGTCGAGCCGAACCTGTTCCTGTTCCTGCACCCGGACTCGGTGGCGCCGGTCGTGGAGGCGGTGCTGGCGGCGGCCCGCCACTGA
- a CDS encoding carboxyl transferase domain-containing protein: protein MTERPTAREVLALIADDFTELPYPAKDSAPDGPLAWQGYDASRARAAERTGETESVVCGTAHVEGTRAVLIAFEFGFLGGSLGERTGDRLEAAYTHAREHRLPVVPLVATGGSRMQEGMLALTQLQRVARQSALTREAGLPQISVLRDPTTGGGWATLGAGADVILALPGAQVGFAGSRVRPPDADPAAYTAEAQLAAGAVDAVVPPADLRGTLGRWLRLLTGGTGAAPEPGEPGATEAPTRATTGPGGGRSAARAPGGPGTAAAPAPPAGEESAGEPARSPRDATGQGPVAPVPTAARPAPVPAPLGASALPATGWDAVQRARSPRRPRAEAYLDAYFADRLAISGDRCGGTDPGGMLCGFGEREGRTIAYAAQTGTPTRPAGYRTAARLIRLAGRLGIPVLTLVDTPGAANDAEAERQGAGAAIADVFGAVATARTPVTTLVIGEGGSGGALALAAPGNTWATPDSYFSVIAPELAAAILKRPPEEVEATADQLRIRPQDLMELEVIRKGDQPFPGTGDRRS, encoded by the coding sequence ATGACTGAACGCCCCACCGCCCGCGAAGTCCTCGCCCTGATCGCCGACGACTTCACCGAACTCCCGTACCCGGCGAAGGACTCCGCCCCCGACGGCCCGCTCGCCTGGCAGGGCTACGACGCCTCGCGCGCCCGCGCCGCCGAGCGCACCGGGGAGACGGAGTCCGTCGTCTGCGGCACCGCGCACGTCGAGGGCACCCGTGCGGTGCTGATCGCCTTCGAGTTCGGCTTCCTCGGCGGTTCCCTCGGCGAGCGCACCGGCGACCGGCTGGAGGCGGCGTACACCCACGCCCGCGAACACCGCCTGCCCGTCGTCCCGTTGGTCGCCACCGGCGGCAGCCGCATGCAGGAGGGCATGCTCGCCCTGACCCAACTCCAGCGCGTGGCCCGGCAGTCCGCCCTCACCCGCGAGGCGGGCCTCCCCCAGATCTCCGTCCTGCGCGACCCGACCACCGGCGGCGGCTGGGCCACGCTGGGCGCGGGCGCCGACGTGATCCTCGCCCTCCCCGGCGCCCAGGTCGGCTTCGCCGGCTCCCGCGTCCGCCCGCCGGACGCGGACCCGGCGGCGTACACGGCGGAGGCCCAGCTGGCGGCGGGCGCGGTGGACGCGGTGGTGCCTCCGGCGGACCTACGGGGGACGCTGGGACGGTGGCTGCGGCTGCTGACGGGCGGCACGGGGGCCGCTCCGGAGCCCGGCGAGCCCGGCGCGACCGAAGCGCCGACGCGTGCCACCACCGGCCCGGGCGGCGGGAGGTCGGCGGCCCGGGCCCCCGGAGGACCCGGCACCGCCGCGGCACCGGCGCCTCCGGCTGGCGAAGAATCCGCGGGAGAGCCGGCCCGGTCCCCCCGGGACGCCACCGGACAGGGGCCCGTGGCTCCGGTGCCCACGGCGGCCCGCCCCGCCCCCGTCCCCGCCCCTCTGGGCGCCTCCGCTCTCCCCGCCACCGGCTGGGACGCCGTCCAGCGCGCCCGCTCCCCCCGGCGCCCCCGCGCCGAGGCCTACCTGGACGCCTACTTCGCCGACCGCCTCGCGATCAGCGGTGACCGCTGCGGCGGCACGGATCCCGGGGGGATGCTGTGCGGGTTCGGCGAGCGCGAGGGCCGTACGATCGCCTACGCCGCCCAGACCGGCACCCCGACCCGTCCCGCCGGCTACCGCACCGCCGCCCGGCTGATCCGGCTCGCGGGCCGACTCGGGATCCCCGTGCTCACCCTGGTGGACACGCCCGGCGCGGCGAACGACGCCGAGGCTGAGCGGCAGGGCGCCGGCGCGGCGATCGCGGACGTGTTCGGCGCGGTGGCCACCGCGCGCACCCCCGTGACCACCCTGGTCATCGGCGAAGGCGGCTCGGGAGGCGCCCTGGCCCTGGCCGCCCCCGGCAACACCTGGGCCACACCGGACAGCTACTTCTCCGTCATCGCACCCGAGCTCGCGGCCGCGATCCTCAAGCGGCCTCCGGAGGAGGTGGAGGCGACGGCGGACCAACTGCGTATCCGTCCACAGGATTTGATGGAACTCGAAGTGATCCGAAAAGGGGATCAACCGTTCCCTGGAACAGGTGATCGTCGCTCCTGA
- a CDS encoding FadR/GntR family transcriptional regulator encodes MTDALRPMTKQRLYEQVLDRLRQYVAEGGLKAGDRLPPERDLAQRLGVSRASVKQAIVVLEVQGLVEARHGGGTYLVRDSLDVEPVERMVERRRRLPDVLEAREALETKLAELAAERRTDEDLAAMRSALAHMAEEIERDGHGVEGDRLFHAAVTAAAHSSLLAEFMRSIADQIAESRTESLRQPGRPSRSLGQHQAILDAIADRRPGQAATAMRRHVRTVAKVRLLDWEPEDQTD; translated from the coding sequence GTGACCGACGCCCTGCGCCCCATGACCAAACAGCGCCTGTACGAGCAGGTGCTGGACCGGCTGCGGCAGTACGTCGCCGAGGGCGGTCTGAAGGCCGGTGACCGTCTTCCACCGGAACGCGACCTCGCCCAGCGCCTCGGCGTCAGCCGGGCCTCGGTCAAGCAGGCGATCGTCGTCCTTGAGGTGCAGGGGCTGGTGGAGGCGCGGCACGGCGGGGGCACCTATCTGGTCCGCGACAGCCTCGACGTCGAGCCGGTCGAGCGGATGGTCGAACGCCGTCGGCGCCTTCCCGACGTGCTGGAGGCCCGCGAGGCCCTGGAGACCAAGCTCGCCGAACTGGCCGCCGAGCGCCGCACCGACGAGGACCTCGCCGCGATGCGGAGCGCGCTCGCGCACATGGCCGAGGAGATCGAGCGGGACGGTCACGGCGTCGAGGGCGACCGCCTCTTCCACGCGGCCGTCACCGCCGCCGCCCACAGCAGCCTCCTCGCCGAGTTCATGCGCTCCATCGCCGACCAGATCGCCGAGAGCCGCACCGAGTCGCTCCGCCAGCCCGGCCGCCCCAGCCGCTCCCTCGGCCAGCACCAGGCCATCCTCGACGCCATCGCCGACCGCCGCCCCGGCCAGGCGGCCACCGCCATGCGCCGCCATGTCCGTACGGTCGCGAAGGTGCGGTTGCTGGACTGGGAGCCGGAGGACCAGACCGACTAG